The Pseudoalteromonas rubra region ATCCAGTTTTTCTTAGTAGTAGAGTGACATAATGCCATAATTTTCGCATTTAAGTAATTCATCGAGTACCTGCAAGCTGTTTTTTAGTATCGAATCACCAAACTACTCTCTATCTCCAGGAAGGAACAGATCAAATGGTCAATTATCGAGCTCACATCCCCTGTCAGTTGCCATTGGGTGTAAAAAAGCCCAAAGAAATTGCCTTACTCTGGCATTTGATGGTTTTTTTATGTGTCTATCGCAGGTAAGATACGACATAGCTGACTGCGCAAAAAGCGTGGTCATGGCAGTGAGTTAAACAACACACGCAACAGACTAATTATAAATAATCATTTTGGAGTAAAGATGAGCCACACAGCGATAACGGAGCTACTAGCAGGCACCGTTGCGGTAGACAGCCAGGTTACTGTAAAAGGCTGGATCCGTACACGACGCGATTCAAAAGCAGGTATTTCATTCCTAGCCGTCCATGACGGTTCTTGTTTCGATCCTATTCAAGCCGTAGTCCCTAATTCGCTTAATAATTATGAAGAAGTGACTCGTCTTACCGCAGGCTGCTCTGTAGCCGTTACCGGCGTTCTGGTTGCCTCTGAAGGTCAGGGTCAGGCATTTGAAATTCAGGCTAACAAGGTCGAAGTACTGGGCTGGGTTGAAAATCCGGATACCTATCCAATGGCCGCTAAGCGTCACAGTATCGAGTATCTTCGTGAGCATGCTCACCTGCGTCCGCGCACTAACGTAATTGGTGCGGTTACCCGTGTTCGTAACTGCCTGTCACAGGCTATCCACCGATTCTTCCACGAGCGTGGCTACATGTGGATCAGTACGCCTATCATTACGGCAAGTGACTGTGAAGGTGCTGGTGAAATGTTCCGTGTTTCTACACTGGATATGCAAAATCTGCCACGTACAGATAAAGGTGACATCGATTACAGCGAAGATTTCTTCGGTAAAGAAGCCTTTTTGACTGTATCTGGTCAGCTAAACGGTGAAACCTATGCCAGCGCAATGTCAAAGATTTATACTTTTGGCCCAACATTCCGTGCTGAAAACTCCAATACATCACGCCACCTGGCTGAGTTCTGGATGGTTGAGCCAGAAGTTGCTTTTGCCGATCTGGACGACATCGCCGCCCTTGCTGAAGATATGCTGAAATATGCCTTTAAGGCCGTATTGGATGAGCGCCGTGATGACATGGAGTTCTTTGCCCAGCGTATCGAAAAGCAGGCTATCACGCGTCTTGAGTCATTTATCGACAAAGACTTTGCACAGGTTGACTATACCGATGCTATCGAGATCCTGAAAAACTGTGGTAAGAAGTTTGAATTCCCGGTTGACTGGGGCGTCGATCTGCAATCAGAGCACGAACGTTACCTGGCTGAAGAACACTTTAATGCGCCAGTCGTTATCAAGAACTACCCGCGTGATATTAAAGCCTTCTACATGCGTCAGAATGAAGACGGAAAAACCGTTGCGGCGATGGACGTTGTAGCACCGGGTATTGGCGAAATCATTGGTGGTTCTCAGCGTGAAGAGCGCCTTGATGTTCTGGATCAGCGCCTTGAAGAAATGGGTCTGGATAAAGAGGATTACAGCTGGTACCGCGACCTGCGTAAATACGGCACTGTGCCACACTCGGGCTTTGGTCTAGGTTTTGAGCGTTTAGTTGCTTACGTAACGGGTATGGGCAACGTCCGTGACGTTATCGCCTTCCCGCGCACAAAAGGCAGTGCAACCTACTAATCTTATTGAGTGTTAAAAAGCCCCTTTCGGGGCTTTTTTATGTAAGCTGAACCTTATCGGGCTGCCACATAATTCTGACATGTACCCAATTCAGTATATCTGTGTGCATGACCTTCAGTCATAGGTGCAACACCATGTAATGGACCACCATTGACACGCCAGTTTTTCCCTTCAAAACTTACAACATCCCCTGTTTGGTAAACACTGGGGTATGGTTGCCAGGCGTCACTACAAGGCTGACACTTAGGTAGCACCTCACCAATGGCATCTAACAACTTATTCTTGTCACCGCGTGCGTCCTGATGGAGTTCCCAGATAAAAATGCCAGGATAGCCATTGTCGGCAACAAATTGCGACTTTGTGCGAACCAATTCAGGGGTTTCCCAAAAGTGCAGATAATTATCCAGTTCATAAAAGCCCGCGTTGTAGTCCACACCTAACCCATCAACAAAGGTCTCTACAATCTCACGCGCTGTGTACGTCGTCATCGGGCCACTCATCCCATCTGGGAATGATTTGTTATAAAAAGGGATCCCCAGGCTGGTTTTACTCACGTCGTACTTAGTGATCATGCTCTGGCTCCATTGCGCAGGATTTACCAGGCCATCATGGATATACGACCAGGCTGCATGATGGTTTTTCGGTGAGCCACCCCAGCCTCCAGTGTAGTCGTAGGCCATAAAGCGAATGTAATCGGCATGGTCATCCAGATCTGGATGAAAGTTAATGCCTGACCAGCCACCGGCCTGAACATCTACGCTCACTTCAAGATGTGCGGGTAATGAGGCTCTGAGGTCTTTGACCAGATTTAGCAAATAACCACTCTCTACCGGGTTTGGCTGATTGTAGGTACTCCAGTCTTCCCAGTCGACATCAATACCGTCCAGGTTGTGCAGCTCAGCGTAAGCAACCAGATTTTTTACCAGATTCGCTCGCGCCTGTTCGTCCATCGACAGGAAATCAACTCCGGCACCGCCGACTGAAATCATGACACCGGTATTGTTAGCGTGCGCGTGTGCCACAATGTCATCAATATAGCGGTCGGCCTCAAGCGTGTTTAGCGTGCCATCGGCGTTGGGATAGGCAAATGCCACTATAATATGAGTGAGTTTATCGGTGGCCAGATCCTGAACATCCAGCTGACCGCCCGCAGGGTAATCCCAGGTGGAGTAAAAGCCTTCCACCCTTGGGCAAAATGAATCTTGTGCCCAGGCCGCCTGCATTGACAGACCAGATATAGCCACAGCTAACGTTAGACAGGTTTTCTTAAACATAACGTGCTCCATGTTGTATAAATATTAAACACAACAAATATCACGTTAACAAAAAATTTAAAAATGAAGATTTATAATAATGCCTTACACCCGGGCGCATACTTATACACATTTTAGTGCGCCCTTGTCAGTGTAATATTCAATAATTCACTTACTCTTTGAATAGAAGTTCGCAAAAATGTAATCCCGCTCTTTGATACTTTCGTGGCAGCTGGCACACACTTTTTGTATCGCACTATCCGTGCCTTTACCCGCTAGCAGTACTTTACCTTGCTTATCGAACTGCACATATTCCCAATCACCGTGTGTAGGCGAGTAGCCTGGCTGACGTTTAATCATCATAGTGATTGTCAGAGCTTCGTGGGGCGACCCCGACTGAGAGGAAAAATTCTCTTTTAAAACAATCGTGCCCGGTGAGTAGGACTTAAAGTTAGGCACAGGCTCTTCTTCGTCTTCATCCTCATCGTAATCCTGGTAGAGCCGCAAATACTCCAGATAGTTGCTTTCATACACTCTGACATCTTTATTCAGAAACACGACGATAAATTGCTGCCAATGTAATCCTGAGTGTTCAAACCCCGTTACGCGTGTCCAGTCTGTACGGTAATCGCTCAACTCAGCCTGATACTGTGGCGGTATTTTAAAGGGGTAAACCCCAAATGGATCTGCAATGGCCTGGCCTGATACAGTAATAAGACCAGCCGCCAGCATTAGCAAAACGCGTTTCATACGCTGCGCCTTATTTTAAAGTTAGACTTAAATTGGCTCTGAGTTTTCCCTTGTACATTACTTCTACCGACTTTGCTTCTCCGGCTGAAAGCGTAACCTCGACCGGGTCATATTTTGGAATTTGTAACACAAACGTGCTGGCAGATCCGGCATCTAAGTCGATTTTATAAGTTTTTTGTTTTTTCGTGAAAGGCAGTACCTGATAGGTGTCAGAATTCACGTTGGCAATGTAACTGCGCATTTTGGGATGGATTTTGCACCCAATGCGAGTCAGTGTGTTTTCTGACCAATCAGCAGACACTTTGGTTGTCTGACCCTGATTCATCAAACCCACATCAAATTTCACACCTGAATTGGGATCATTGGCAAAAATATTATGTTGAAACTCATCAGAGTTTTTAAAGGTGATCTCACCATTTTTACCCACCACAACCACTTTTTTGTCGAACACCTTATTCGCCTGGTCTAGTTCAGCAGCCTTAGGCCCTGCCCCGTTTTTCGCATACAAAATGCCTGCAAAAGGCGGCTTTTTAACGAAAGTAAGTTCACCGGTTAGTGTGGCAGCCTGTGCATTAAAAACCATGCACAGGCCCAGCGCTAGCATACGTTTAATCATGGTGTTTTTTCCTTTATTGAGGAATGATTGGTCGTTGGATCACAACGGGATCGGTCAACGCGGCCATAAAGGCAACCAAATCCGCCTTTTCCTGAGTTGATAGGTTGAGTGGCACAATGAGCGGGCTTACATTTTTTGTGCCCACAGCCCCCTTATCATAGTGTTCCACGACCTCTTCAAGCGTACCCAATGAACCATCGTGCATATAAGGTGCACTCATAATGATATTTCTTAAACCCGGGGTTTTAAAAGCCCCTTTGAATTGCGCACTTTTGTCTAGTTCGAAACGCCCGTTGTCTTTGTTATCTATCCCGATGTTATGAAAGCTATCGTCTGTAAAATTTTCACCGTCATGGCATTTGGTACACCGCCCTTTACCGACAAAGACACTTAAGCCCCTGATTGCTGAAGGTGACATAGCAAATTTATTACCCGCCAGATATTGGTCAAAGGGCGAGTTATCGCTGATGATGGTTCTTTCGAAGGCGGCGATGGCCCGGCCGACATTTTCAAATGAAATCTCACCGTAAATTTGCGCAAACTCGTCCCGATAGAACTTAACGTCCTTTAAACGTTTGACCACATCTTTGGGGGTCATTTGCATTTCCATATCAGATACCAGAGGCCCCAAAGCCTGCTCTTCCAATGAAGCGGCTCTGCCATCCCAGAAGAAAGTGACAGACCACGCCAGATTATACAAATGTGGTGCGTTTCGACCCAGGATATCTCCCCCACTACCTATGCCTTTGGCCAGACCGTCACTGAACCCCAGTTCAGGGTTATGGCACGTCGCGCAAGACTGGTTATGGTGCCTCGAAAGCCGGGTATCATAGAATAGCGTTTTGCCCAACAGGATCTCTCTGTCGCTTGGCTCCTCGTCATCAGGGTACTCAATGTCATCTTTATCTGGGGTGCCTAGCACCCCTAAATTCACACCAGCGTTGGCCCCTACTTTCACGCTGGTTATACAAAGTGCTGCAATCAAAAACACTTTCAACGCACTCATTTTCCCCCCTTCGACAACAAAGTTAAGGTTAATTTTTGAACTACAGCAAGGATTGACTATATTTTTCGATAATGCAAAAAAATAAACCCTATCACGCAACACCTGTTATATGAGTATTGCCTTATCTGCCAGGGCAGTTTCTTCGTGCTAGTTTTTTAAGTGAGAACAGATGGATATATCACGCATCGTGCCAAGTATCGCGATACAAATGTTAATTGCATTTGGTATCATCACGTCGCTCGGTATCTTCAGTAATTTTTTCGTCTACCTGAATACAGGCTCTATCGGACAAAGCTTTACGCAATTTTCATCGGTGTCATTGCCTCTGGTGAAAGCAAATTCAGATTTAAGAATGGCGATACTAGAAACTCAGATTTCTTTGAAAGAACAAATCATCACAGGAAACAGTCCCGAAGAAAGACGCAACTCCATCGCAGCCAGACAAGCAGCATGGAACAATATCAACAAGCACTTTGCGCAATTGCAAGCACTGGCGCAGCAAACAGGCTTTGAAAATCGCATTTTGAGTACCATTGAACAAAACCTGCGCCAACTGAATACCGAGCAACAAGTTGTCTCCGATATTAGTAATACCGTAGACAACGAGCCCGCTGTCAAAATTCTGGTCACCCAGGCCATTCCTCTGGCCGAGTCGATGGTCGGACTCTTATCAGAGCTAATAGAGTCCGAGCTTGAACAAGACCCAGACGAAGAGCGTATGGAGTTATTTAAGCTCCTGGTGGACTCTAAGATGAGTTTTGCAACCGCGATCTCCGAGTTACGCGCTTTTCTTTTAACAAGAGAGCAAAAAAATATAGACGGTTTCGATCAAGCCTGGTTTGCAAATAGCGATGCGTTTGTTGCCATTTTGGACGATTACGAAGAGTTATTCAGTGAAGCTCAACTGATGAAATGGAGCGCTTACAGTGAAGAGCGTGAAAAAATTGCGCCACTGACGATTTTAGCCTTTGAGAAACAAGCTAGTCCGGACGCGAATTTCGCCACAAAACATTTACGCGAAGTGATTTCTCCGTTGACTAAGCAGATTTTTGCGCAACTCAATGAACTGAACTCACATGTTGCTCAGGTATCTGCAAATGGGATTACCACCGTTGAAACCGCACTCAGCGATATGTTTATCGTCATTACAATCGCTTCCTTGATAACAGTGATTATTGCCAGTTCAATCAGTCTGTTGTTCAGTAACAAACTCAAACAACGCGTTCAACTGTTACTGGAGCGTGCGCAAAATATTTCCGTTGGGAACTTTCAAACAAAAGAAAGCTATTTCTCAATGCATCATAAAGATGAATTAAATCAACTTTCAGAAAGCTTTAATCATATGACACTGTCGTTGTCTTCGACTATTTCAACCGTCCGGCGACAATCAAGACAAGTTGGACATTCAGCGCACCAGGTTGCCGCAATTGCGACCGAAATCAGCTCCGTCGCGAAAAGCGAAAATGACGGTTACAACCAGGTGATGCAGGTTATTGACTGTTTTATGGAGCTGTTGCACGAATCAAGTAACGCCATAGAGCAAAGCAAAGGCGTCCTAGACCAGGCCAGGCAGGAAGCCGACTCCGGGATCGCTGCTGTAAGCAGTAATTTAGAAGAAATGAACAGAACAGTCGAAGTGGTTGAAGTTGCTTCCAAAGAAGTTGGAGAGTTACAGTCTGCCAGTGAGCAAATTGAAACGGTAACAGATGCAATTTCAACAGTCGCAGATCAGACGGCGCTAATTGCATTGAACGCCGCGATTGAAGCAGCCAGAGCTGGAGAACAAGGCAGAGGTTTTGCGGTTGTTGCCGATGAAGTCAGAAGCCTGGCAAAGCGCACAGCCGCCTCCACGGACGAAATCAGACAGGTCATTACACAACTGCTGACTAAAGTGTCGGATGTCATCAATCTAATGACTAACATCATAGAGCAGGTCAATATCAGTAAAACGCGCTCAGACGAAAGTGGCCAGGCACTGAAAGCGATGACCCTGACGATAGACAGGATAGTCTCCGCCAATGAGCAAGTCGCTGAACGGTCAAGCCGTCAAAGTGATCAGATGATTGAAATGCAGCTAAAACTGCAGCACTTGTTTGCGTCGCTCCAGCAAAATGCAGAAAAAGCCCAAATGGTCTCCATGATTGGGGGGGATTTATATCAGACGTCAGAGTTGGTCAATAACTTAATGGACAGCTTCTTCTTCGATGAAGACAAAGACTCATATATTCAGCAACAACACGAGAAAAGGCGCTCGGACAGAGTTGAAGCAAAAATAAAACTAAACATTGAAACAGATGATCAAATCTATTCAACGATTACCCGGGAATTAAGCTGTGTTGGCTGTGGGGTTATTTTGAGTCAGCAGTTGAACCAGGAGCTAGATATTAACAGCACCGTAATTCTGACCCTGTACGAGCCAAAGAAAAATTACTCCGAATACATGCAACAACAGCCGCTAAAACTACCCGCTAAAGTAATCAGAAAAGAAGACCGTTCAGATGAGCACGCCTACTATGGCTTAGAGTTCGATGTACGAGATGCTAACCAGGTTAAAGTGTTGGAGCAACTGTACGCATTTTTTGATGAGTAACGAAAAGAAAAATGTCGTAGTACAGGCGATTTGTCTATTGACCCTACTGCAGTATCTCACAAGCTCTTGTATTGATTGTGGATACTGCTCAAAAAGCGTAAAAGAAGCTACACGCTCTAATCATATATCTTCATGTTTACTAGCTTATAAGCATTTCTGTAAGGGTAACCCGTCTGACAGTCACCAGCGCCATTGGCCCAGACCTTCTTCCCAGACAATTGTGCTGCCAGTAGCATAGAAAATAGCGCCTTTTCATACTCAGAGCTCAGCGGCAGATAGTAACGTGAACCACAACTAGAGTTTGGTTTACTAAAATCAACTAAAATGATGTTGTTAGCGCCTGACAGCGTAACAGTACCTGACGTTTCTTTTGAAGCGAGTACAAGGTTAGGTAAGAGCAAAAGTAGTAGTAATAGTTTTTTCATAATTATCTCCTTTAAATATATAAGAGGCTGCTAAACTAAGCAGCCTTTGTACTGAAATTAAAGAACTTCCAGTAATTCAACATCAAAGATCAGAGTTGAGAATGGTGCAATTGAAGCACCAGCACCGCGCTCGCCGTAAGCAAGGTCATGCGGTACATATAGACGCCACTTTGAGCCAACAGGCATTAGCTGTAGTGCTTCAGTCCAGCCTTTGATTACGCCGTTTACCGGGAATTCAGCTGGCTGACCACGCTCGTAAGAGCTGTCAAATACGGTGCCATTGATCAGTGTGCCATGGTAGTGGACACGAACTGTAGAGTCAGCGGCTGGCTTGTCGCCCTCGCCTGTTTCGATTACTTCGTACTGCAGACCAGACTCAGTAACGGTGATTTCAGCGCGCTTTGCATTTTCTTCCAGGAATGCAGTGCCTTCAGCAGCCAGTACTTTGGCTTCTTCTTCACGACGCTTTTGAATTTCTGCATTGATTTTTTCGAATGCAGCCTGGATCTCAGGGATTTCTACACGGAATGCTTCACCGGCGTAGGCATCTTTCATACCTTCGAATACCGAGTTCAGGTTCAAACCTTCAAATGGGTTAGACTTAAGCTGTTCACCCATTTGCAAACCAATACCATAACTTGCCTTTTCAGCATCTGTGTTGAATAAATCTGACATATTAGATCCACTTATTTATCAGTTTAAAAGAAGCGGCAGTGTATCACAGCGTACTGATGACTAACAGGGAGGTGAATAACTTTATAAAACAGCGCTAGAAGGCACTGTCGTTAAATTCCGTGAAAAGGCCGCACTTATCATGCAGCCTCAGAGCATGACTGGATAGCCTAGTCTTACTGGGCTTTATTTTGGTTTTTAAGCTTAAACTCTCTGACGATGAAAGTCGCAAACGGTAAGCTCAATGTCAACCCAATGATTAATTCGTTGCTATAGCCTGCGAGCCGCTCTGTAAAATAACAACCGAAACCTACGACCCCAAACGCAGCAATCACCACACTGGCAATCATAGGCAGCAGCTTTTCGTATTTAGTGATGATATGACCAACTAACAAGTTAAAAGCGAAGGTATACAGCAAAGTAATCCAGATGCTGGGATACGCTTGCCCGTCAATTGCTAAAACCAAAGCTGCCTGCAAGCCGCTCAAATAGAAAAAACTGAAGATCACCCATAACGAACTATGAATAACAACCTGTTTAGTCATCACTGCCTCCGAACGAAAAAAACCGCCGTATAGGCGGTTTTGGGAATGAGGTGGCGGAGAGATAGGGATTTGAACCCTAGATACGCTATTAACGTATGCCGGTTTTCAAGACCGGTGCTTTCAACCACTCAGCCATCTCTCCGTTGTTGGCGCGCATTCTATGGTGCCAGGATAAAAAAGTAAAGCCCTAATTCAGCTTTTTGCAAAACTCACTTGCTAAATGGCTACCTTTTATACATCGAAGGGACATCAGGAGGGTTATTGCTCGCGCATCAATAGTACTGCTTGGGTCTTCTGGCGACCCAGGCGCCTATGACACTTAGCCCAACACACATAAGTATCACTAATGCCATATCAACAATACCTTGTGTCGGATCTATCACCGGGTGAAGGTTTTCCAACAACACAGGGATAACTGACATAACAGCAACACAACTGAGCACTTTAAACGCGCGACTAAAATCAAAGCGCCGACTATAACTCATCCAACTGGTTAAAATGAGCAGGAAACAGGCAGGTGATAACAGCGCCAACCAAACTTCACTAATGTGAGGTAACATAATGCCTGTTGAAATACACCCTAATACACCCCAAACAATCCAGGTCCACCAATTCTCCCGCTCTTTCAAAAATAGATTGCCCATTACTATTCTTCTTATAATTGTGTTCTGAGACTGCCAGACAATAGCCTAACAAAGATTCAGGTCACAAAACAACCGCAGGACGAATAATTCGTGCACTAAGTTCCCCTTTTAATGACATGCATCATTATATTGCTCCTCGCACACTAATGAATGATGTATCTACTTCGTTTCATGTGCCAAAAACTCACTCTCCAATATCTTCATTCCACAGTTCTGGACGGGTTTTAATAAATTCATCCATCATTTCGATACATTCAGCGTCCTGGCGGACTTCGAGCTTAACGCCATGCTCTGCAAGCAAGGTTTCGCTACCCATAAAGTTCTTGTTTTCACCAATCACAACATTGGGAATGCCATACAACAAGATTGTCCCGGAGCACATGGGGCACGGTGACAGGGTCGTATATAAAGTGCACTCTTTATAAACTGATGCACTTAGGCGACCGGCATTTTCCAACGCATCCATTTCACCATGCAAGACGGTGCTCCCCTTCTGCACCCTCTGATTATGCCCACGCCCGATTATCTGACCTTTGTGAACCAGGACAGAGCCGATCGGGATCCCACCTGTACCAAGCCCTTTCTTCGCTTCTTCAATTGCCGCAGCTAAAAACTTATCCATCATTGTACTCCTGATGTTGGCTATACCAATCCGCATAAATCAGATATCAGTCCAAAAAAGAAAACCTGTCGCTTTGATGCCACACGCAGTGTTCTGGACTCAATGAGACCATAACGCTCCACAAGGGCTGGCCATTATTCTGGCTCGTTCAGTCATATCCAGATTGCTGTTACTCGGTTTAAAAACTGTGCAGCTAACACAGCATCTTTTAAACTAGCACTCAATTGAGGATAAAATAAGAATAACCCAGTCCAGATTATGCCAATTTGCTTAATTATGTGATCTATTTTGAGGAGAGAAAATAGGGTCAATAACACCGCTCCCGCGGCCTGCTATCGCTGAGGCACCTACATCCCTATAGGCGAGGCAAAAATTTGCGAACTCATACCTTAGTAAAGGTTCTAAATGAGAAGTTTTTAACGCTGTTAGCATCCTATTTGCTCCCTCAAATAGACCAGGTGTTAAGTGAAATTGGTATTAATCCCCGTGACTGCGAGGCTGCATCCCAGTTACCTAGGAGCATGGTACCTGTAAGCTTGGTTAAGCTGCTGAGCTTGCAAATCATTTATTACACCCTGCTTATTCAATACAGCAATGATTGAACCCGGCTTACGAGCCAGGTTAACAGCGATTTTATCAATCTCTACGTTCCCTTTATATTGCTCAAGTACCTGCTTTATATCTTCCTCAGACCAGGGTAAGCCATAATTCTCGGGCAACCCTTTATCCAGATTGTCCTGTTGTTTTTGTGCCAAGGTTTTCTTTACTTTTTTCGGCTTTGGCTGCCACTGTAAAGACTGGAAAAGTGCTCTGATCACATCAGGATGGTTATACGGCGACTGTGCAGGCAGGATTTCTCCTGTGATAGGGTCAATGCCATTGGCGAGGCCATACACGATACTGGCAACTTGTTGCTGGTCCATATCTGCTCCTTGATTTAAAAATAACAATGCGTCAACTTCCTGTAATACCAATTTGCTTAATTAAGTGATCTATTTTGAGGCGAGAAAATAGGGTCGATAACAAGGCAAAAATTTTGCTATTTAGTTGTTCTAAATGAGAGATTTTTAACGCTGTTAGCGTCCTATTTGCTCCTTCAAATAGACCAAGTATTAAGTGAAATTGGTGTAACAATATAAGTGTAGCAGGCTTGTCTGAGTTAGGTTATTTTTCCGCTAATGCGTACCGTTCCAACAAGGTTTAAGAAGCAAAAAGTGAGAGTGGAAAGTATTACTGCAACCGAGTCCAATTAATTTAGGTTGCAAGACCAGCTAGCTGGCACAAGCTGGTCTGAAATAAGACGAAGTTTACAAACCCTTAATTGATTCGTTGATGGCGCTCAGAGCCTCAACTGGATCAGCGGCCTGAGTGATTGGTCGGCCAACAACAAGATAATCACTGCCCGACTTTATCGCCAGTTCTGGCGTCATGATCCGCTTCTGATCTCCTGCATCACTGCCTGCAGGTCTTATTCCTGGTGTCACTAAACAAAAGCCACTGCCTAATTCAGCCTTAAGTGTTTGCGCTTCCTGTGCTGAACAGACAACGCCATCGAGGCCTGACTCTTTAGCAAGCTTTGCCAAATAAACCACCTGCTCCTGAGGCGTCTTATCCACCCCGAGTTTGCTCAGCTGCGCCTGATCCATACTGGTCAATACAGTGACCGCAATCAGCAGGGGGGCTTTATCACCATAGGCTTCAAGAGCTTGCTTAGCCTTGCTCATCATTTCAGTGCCGCCGCTGGCATGCACATTAACCATCCACACACCTAGCTCTGCAGCGGCTGTTACAGCCTTCGCAACTGTATTTGGAATGTCATGAAACTTCAAATCAAGAAACACGTCAAACCCTTTTTCAATCAGCTTAGAGACAAATTGAGGGCCGAAATAGGTGAACATTTCCTTTCCGACTTTTAAACGACATTCATCAGGAGAAAGCTGGGATACAAACGCCAGCGCAGCAGCTTCATTGTCGTAATCCAGTGCAATTAGCACCTTTTTCATTTCTGTGTTTGACATAGTTGATCTATTTCGCCTTATAAAATATCGATGTTTTAATACCCGTCCACACCCTGACTTGGCAAAATAGATTCCCAAGACTTACAGGAGGGACATAACCAATAAAGTTTGTGACTGGTAAACCCACAATTACGGCACTGGTAGTCCGGCTTTGTTTCAACATAAGCAGAGACCAGATTATCTACTTCATTTAATACCGACTGAAACTTATCCTGCCTTGTGGCAAGCAGCTTTAATAGAAAACTGAACCCTCGGATTGAAGGTTCCCGCTTTAAACTGTCTGTGAGATAGTCCACAGCTTGCTGAGTATGCCCCGCTTCCACCAACCCCTCACAATGCTTTATTTTTACCAGTACACCGCTGGTTTTCAGCAAATCGTTGACCAGCGTATGGAACTCGTGCTCGATATTGAGACGCTGATAACAGACATGCAAATCTTGCAGCACTAGAGGAATGGCACAGGGAAACTGTGAGACCAGCTTACGCCAGTAATAAATGGCTTTAACATTATCTTCTTTGCTAAGCGCATCATGCCCTAATTCATACAGCGGCCTGATCGTCGTTCTCGGCAACTTAAGTGCGCGCTCCAGGTAATCAGTGAGATAATCTGCGGTTTCCCGCTCAGAAGCCTGATTTTCAAGTGCAGCTTCACAATAAAAGTTAGCAATTGCAGCACAGTAAATTTGTTCGGTAAATAGCTCGGCGTGACTCTCATACATATTCACACCCTTTTGCCATTCCCGGGTTTGCGAATAAAGTTGTATAATGGGCGTCAACGCCTCTTCATAGTCCGCTTTAACTAACTCAACCAAATGCTCCTCGGCACTGTCTAGTAATCCCGCCATAATATAATCTTCAGCGAGAGCCAACTT contains the following coding sequences:
- the asnS gene encoding asparagine--tRNA ligase — translated: MSHTAITELLAGTVAVDSQVTVKGWIRTRRDSKAGISFLAVHDGSCFDPIQAVVPNSLNNYEEVTRLTAGCSVAVTGVLVASEGQGQAFEIQANKVEVLGWVENPDTYPMAAKRHSIEYLREHAHLRPRTNVIGAVTRVRNCLSQAIHRFFHERGYMWISTPIITASDCEGAGEMFRVSTLDMQNLPRTDKGDIDYSEDFFGKEAFLTVSGQLNGETYASAMSKIYTFGPTFRAENSNTSRHLAEFWMVEPEVAFADLDDIAALAEDMLKYAFKAVLDERRDDMEFFAQRIEKQAITRLESFIDKDFAQVDYTDAIEILKNCGKKFEFPVDWGVDLQSEHERYLAEEHFNAPVVIKNYPRDIKAFYMRQNEDGKTVAAMDVVAPGIGEIIGGSQREERLDVLDQRLEEMGLDKEDYSWYRDLRKYGTVPHSGFGLGFERLVAYVTGMGNVRDVIAFPRTKGSATY
- a CDS encoding glycoside hydrolase family 18 protein, translated to MFKKTCLTLAVAISGLSMQAAWAQDSFCPRVEGFYSTWDYPAGGQLDVQDLATDKLTHIIVAFAYPNADGTLNTLEADRYIDDIVAHAHANNTGVMISVGGAGVDFLSMDEQARANLVKNLVAYAELHNLDGIDVDWEDWSTYNQPNPVESGYLLNLVKDLRASLPAHLEVSVDVQAGGWSGINFHPDLDDHADYIRFMAYDYTGGWGGSPKNHHAAWSYIHDGLVNPAQWSQSMITKYDVSKTSLGIPFYNKSFPDGMSGPMTTYTAREIVETFVDGLGVDYNAGFYELDNYLHFWETPELVRTKSQFVADNGYPGIFIWELHQDARGDKNKLLDAIGEVLPKCQPCSDAWQPYPSVYQTGDVVSFEGKNWRVNGGPLHGVAPMTEGHAHRYTELGTCQNYVAAR
- a CDS encoding cytochrome P460 family protein, translating into MKRVLLMLAAGLITVSGQAIADPFGVYPFKIPPQYQAELSDYRTDWTRVTGFEHSGLHWQQFIVVFLNKDVRVYESNYLEYLRLYQDYDEDEDEEEPVPNFKSYSPGTIVLKENFSSQSGSPHEALTITMMIKRQPGYSPTHGDWEYVQFDKQGKVLLAGKGTDSAIQKVCASCHESIKERDYIFANFYSKSK
- a CDS encoding cupredoxin domain-containing protein produces the protein MIKRMLALGLCMVFNAQAATLTGELTFVKKPPFAGILYAKNGAGPKAAELDQANKVFDKKVVVVGKNGEITFKNSDEFQHNIFANDPNSGVKFDVGLMNQGQTTKVSADWSENTLTRIGCKIHPKMRSYIANVNSDTYQVLPFTKKQKTYKIDLDAGSASTFVLQIPKYDPVEVTLSAGEAKSVEVMYKGKLRANLSLTLK
- a CDS encoding cytochrome-c peroxidase; amino-acid sequence: MSALKVFLIAALCITSVKVGANAGVNLGVLGTPDKDDIEYPDDEEPSDREILLGKTLFYDTRLSRHHNQSCATCHNPELGFSDGLAKGIGSGGDILGRNAPHLYNLAWSVTFFWDGRAASLEEQALGPLVSDMEMQMTPKDVVKRLKDVKFYRDEFAQIYGEISFENVGRAIAAFERTIISDNSPFDQYLAGNKFAMSPSAIRGLSVFVGKGRCTKCHDGENFTDDSFHNIGIDNKDNGRFELDKSAQFKGAFKTPGLRNIIMSAPYMHDGSLGTLEEVVEHYDKGAVGTKNVSPLIVPLNLSTQEKADLVAFMAALTDPVVIQRPIIPQ